In a single window of the Balearica regulorum gibbericeps isolate bBalReg1 chromosome 7, bBalReg1.pri, whole genome shotgun sequence genome:
- the LOC104642054 gene encoding lipase member K translates to MWLALALTSVVHGMVSVQCVFNFPCSKNPEARMNVSEMISFWGYPSEEYDVVTEDGYILQINRIPHGRGNAGSQGPRLIAFLQHGLFGEGSIWVTNLANNSLGFILADAGYDVWIGNSRGNTWSKRHLVLSPKWEEFWAFSFDEMAKYDLPAIINFIEQKTGQKQLYYIGHSQGTTIAFIAFSTMPQLAQKIKMYFALAPVATVIFVRSPLKKLAFFSDYGLKEMFGTKEFLPHTALGELVLSKFCARSKTCKSILSMLFGFNWKNVNMSRVDVYAAHSPAGTSVQNVIHWLQGVQSGALRAYDGGSMYNSLRYRQMGPPHYNVKDMKVPTAIWSGGVDCLADPRDVTLLLPQVRNLVHHKVIPQWNHLDFVLGLDATEVLYQDIVDMMKRHP, encoded by the exons ATGTGGCTGGCTCTAGCTCTGACGTCTGTGGTCCATGGGATGGTATCTGTgcaatgtgtttttaattttccatgttCTAAGAATCCAGAAGCACGGATGAACGTT AGTGAAATGATCTCCTTCTGGGGATACCCCAGTGAGGAGTATGATGTGGTGACGGAAGATGGCTATATCCTTCAGATTAACAGAATTCCTCATGGGAGAGGAAATGCTGGAAGCCAAG GTCCAAGACTCATCGCATTTCTGCAGCACGGATTGTTTGGAGAAGGCAGCATATGGGTTACCAATTTGGCCAACAACAGCCTGGGCTTCATTCTCGCAGATGCTGGCTATGATGTTTGGATAGGCAACAGCAGAGGGAACACTTGGTCCAAGCGACATCTGGTCCTATCTCCCAAATGGGAGGAATTCTGGGCCTTCAG ctttgaTGAAATGGCTAAATATGACCTCCCAGCAATTATAAACTTTATTGAACAGAAAACGGGACAGAAGCAGTTATATTACATTGGTCATTCGCAAGGCACCACTATAG cttttatagCCTTTTCCACTATGCCTCAGCTGGCTCAGAAAATCAAGATGTACTTTGCTTTAGCACCTGTGGCTACAGTTATATTTGTTCGAAGTCCATTGAAAAAGCTCGCATTCTTTTCTGACTATGGGCTTAAG GAGATGTTTGGCACCAAAGAGTTCCTACCGCACACTGCCTTGGGTGAGCTGGTCCTTTCCAAATTCTGTGCCCGCTCAAAGACCTGCAAGAGCATCTTGTCTATGCTCTTTGGATTTAACTGGAAGAACGTAAATATG AGCCGAGTAGATGTGTACGCGGCGCACTCCCCAGCAGGGACTTCAGTACAAAATGTAATCCACTGGTTGCAG GGAGTTCAAAGCGGTGCGCTGAGAGCTTATGATGGGGGGAGCATGTACAACAGTCTTCGCTATAGACAG ATGGGTCCGCCACACTACAACGTGAAGGACATGAAAGTGCCAACAGCCATCTGGAGCGGTGGAGTGGACTGCCTGGCTGATCCCCGGGACGtcaccctcctgctcccccaggTCAGGAACCTGGTCCACCACAAAGTGATTCCCCAGTGGAACCACCTCGATTTCGTACTGGGGCTCGATGCAACCGAGGTTTTGTACCAGGACATCGTCGACATGATGAAGAGGCATCCGTAA